From one Plectropomus leopardus isolate mb chromosome 8, YSFRI_Pleo_2.0, whole genome shotgun sequence genomic stretch:
- the crebzf gene encoding CREB/ATF bZIP transcription factor: MITRRRGLAINNTDAKSLEVEVKTAEDFPTPSEEFPTYDIDTAGIELEDLFGIEELKWTLERDAASPAFDIELADLGVFGAKDQDSEVDVSTASSPERSSSNLKIKHRQNQSGNMINKNAIAARLNRLRKKEYVTSLEKKVGSLSSENNALKQENSQLTKRVEELEDETRYLRAVLANESMLAQLLSRLSGVNGMKLSSSLFQGPDPNDHDYALPRKRVKVEEKETSGGVCLHVDKNHVSVEFCTKCAESASTSLKIFF, from the exons TGATCACCAGAAGAAGAGGACTCGCCATAAACAACACAGATGCAAAGTCTCTGGAGGTTGAAGTGAAAACTGCCGAAGATTTCCCAACTCCATCTGAGGAGTTCCCAACTTACGACATTGACACCGCTGGAATAGAGCTCGAAGACCTGTTTGGAATAGAAGAATTAAAATGGACACTTGAAAGAGATGCTGCATCCCCAGCCTTTGATATTGAGTTGGCTGATCTTGGTGTGTTTGGTGCCAAAGACCAGGATTCTGAGGTTGACGTTTCAACGGCCTCATCTCCGGAGAGATCATCGTCTAATTTGAAGATTAAGCACAGGCAAAACCAGTCAGGCAACATGATCAACAAAAATGCCATTGCTGCCAGATTGAATCGTCTCAGGAAGAAAGAGTACGTCACCAGCTTGGAGAAGAAAGTTGGCAGCCTGTCATCAGAAAACAATGCGCTCAAACAGGAGAACTCTCAGCTGACCAAGAGAGTGGAAGAATTGGAAGATGAAACCAGGTACTTGAGGGCTGTGCTAGCCAATGAGAGCATGTTAGCCCAGCTCTTGTCCAGGCTGAGCGGTGTGAATGGGATGAAATTATCTTCCTCACTTTTCCAGGGGCCCGACCCAAACGACCACGACTATGCTTTACCGAGGAAGCGCGTGAaagtggaggagaaagagacaTCTGGTGGCGTGTGTCTGCACGTGGACAAGAACCACGTCTCAGTGGAGTTCTGCACTAAGTGTGCAGAGAGTGCAAGCACATCGCTCAAAAT TTTCTTCTAG